The following is a genomic window from Takifugu rubripes chromosome 13, fTakRub1.2, whole genome shotgun sequence.
ccaaaaacgGTTGATaagctgaactgctgtttgggccataggcacaaacaacagtcaggatccgtccccccacccgaaggtgAAGgaaggctaccctctcatccaccggggtaagctccaatatacaggcactgagctggggagcaacgagaattgccacccctgcccgtcgcctctcaccatcggaacttctcaacctcgtgcaccagctcaggctcctttcccaccagagaggtgacattccatgtccctagagccagtttatgcagccttcagagccagtttatgcagccttcggccgctacccaacacacaatgcacccaacccccttggcccctcctgcaggtggtgagcccacaggaagggggtcccatgttgcctcttcaggCTGTGCTCGGCCGGattccatgggcagaggtccggccaccaggcgctcgccaacgtgccccacccccaggcctgccTCCAGGAGGGGGGCCCCTGTGAcctgcatccgggcaagggaaacttaggaccaatgggccagattcaccaatatgttcttaagaatcttcttagattctttcttaaggtgtcattaagaagttttttaagaaaaccctacgtcggattcatcaacgcgttcgtaagccccagaattgttcgcagctgtgttcttagattgatgaatgccatctgttcgtaagttgaaagcgcgtgccaggtgagtctaattaacatacgattagcataggtcaccgcccactaatgcccataaaaggaactgcagcaggaccctgtagacagagcaaaaagcagccaaatgcccaaagcttgcctctccacgcctgatttctgacgccgtgttgaacaatcaagaaaggatggctaacacgcttgataaaattgcctcaaccctgatgactatagccaacacgcttaaagaaatcaacgagaatgtaaaaaaaaaagaagaatgtataaaaaataaacgtgtaaaagctgtgctcggattgtgacaataatgcattttattcacaaaccggcaattaatcgcgctcgaacgtgaaccgcgtgcctgcagtctggccccatcattgcgtcaggacgcacatcctcacggggttgtggctctgtgtccaaacacatccaggggccctttaacatgccgatggtgcgttcaatggtggagcgactgcgcgcatgcatctgattgaataaaactcctgtggagtctgagggttggtcagtggtgtcaacaaccagggagccagggcatatcctcgatcccctaataaaataaatcaagataaaatcaaataaaaagacagttttggcatggtttccaatttggttgattaatgttaagtcattggcacatttacgtaattttaaaattctccgtaaatcaccaaaaataggaaataaacaaataaataaataaatatgacagaattatcattgtaatattgaattttattgaactgcacaaaagaaaacacaaccatgccaacatgtcggcactgaaatgtgcgcaagagtactcctgagtgttcgtaggatttgttcttacctacgaataaatccaggataagaagaaattggtgaatgccacaatcttcgtaaaccgttcgtaagtgggacttaagaacaaatttgttcgtaagaacgcttcgtgaatctggcccaatgtttttACTCGTCATAAAGGGGtcttgggctacgctttgtctggtccctcacctaggacctgtttgccatgggtggccctgccaggggcataaagccccagacaacggatctcctaggatcattgggacacgcaaacccctccaccacgataaggtgttTTCATTGCTTAAAAATTTTATCCATGCATTTGAACTCAAGCCAGAAGGAGAACTTAAACAGCTGAAGCCTAATAGAAAACTTTATTTGACCAAGGTTCAGAGCCCCCAAACTACTGCATAGGTGACCAAAAGTTCAATGACAATGACATTTGATTCTTCATTGATAAAAGGTCAAAATAGCTTTTATTTAAATCCACGAACTAAATTACATTATAATGAATATGTGCTGTGTGTATACACATATAGCATTTACAGCTTACTACATTAAAATATTGTTAATATTGTACTAAAACTGCTACATATATTACTGGTATCAATTAACTTCACAGTCAGAAACTacacaaataaatacacatACAAGGTAAGATactgaaaaaaacacactttttaggtgcctgtttgtgcgtgtgtgtggttggtgGATGGGGCTGTTATGGCATTACTGGGGCTGATGTGTGCAAATATTTCGATTCCTTCAAAAAATGAAACTTGATACACtgaacaaatgttaaaaagtgTAAATATTTATCGCTTTGCTTTAAAGGGTATGTCCTAGATATGATATTATGATCTATTTtctaatatatatattcatatctCCCAAATGTTAATTTGTAATCGGATTTCACGCTCAGGTGGGTGCAGATCGAAATTACGACAATGTCGTAAAATCAAACTGGACTAAAGCTGCCGCGTCCTTTACGTttaacctgtctgtctgactgttgccCTTCACTACAGCTGCAGTCTTGTCGGtcacaacagaaacaaatctTCTAGAAACCATGGCAGGAACAATTGCACGGAAAGCCATTGACCACCTAAAGAGCAAAGAATTTAGGGACTATTTGATGAGGTGTGTATACGACACTGGAGTCTCGATAGTGATATATGTTTATATAGCATGCATGCTAAACCTGTTAGCTTGCTATGGAAGTTTTCaatgtgatttaaatgtgttGGCCCTGTCAACAACCCACACTTTGTATACTGATTGAATCTAGATAATCTGAATAGCACAATCCTTTTTGTAAAACACCTATATTCTGATAGTTCTAAACTGGCAGTATACGGGTATGGGTCATTTTAGGTAAGGAGATTCCCTATTTATAGGCTGTATTTAATATAGCGCAATTATAATGCTCCTAAAATCATGCTAAAGTTTTACAAAGCATATTCTGTTACTTCAAACTGCTGACAATATTTGGAAATGGTCTGTAACTTGTAAAAGACATTACATCCTACTGTAACAATATTTTGTATtattgttagcaaaataactcaaaagtACCAATGAATTTTGATGACTATACTATGGGTGTAGGTCACACTATGTGGGGATAAAGAGAAAATACAATGCATATCTTGTGTTATTGCAAGGTTAGTTAATTGTTGACATGATGCTGTGCTGGTGTTTGCACTTAACACTCAGGATTTAGAGTAAAGGCAAAACTAACAGTGACGCAAGACGTCATCTCTGTTTGCATGAGATGCAGAATGATAATCTTTGTTACTCTCAACTGTGTTAAATCGGTGCACTCTTGAGCTCAGAATTATTAGGGTTTCTTTAAGTTTTTGAAACAAGCctatatattttgttttataaGGTGATGTATTAGATACATTGCAGTGGATGTTATGCATGGCtttttcagcaccatggaccATATCTATTAACACATTTCTATTAATTTTTCCTCTTGTATGtggcattttgggggaaaaaatcaacaCCCAACAGTACAGTAAGTACTCATCCCTCATAGTGAAGCATCTTCTTTCTTTATTGGTTGAATCATTGCCTAAGCTTTTGTTAGGCATTTATTCTATACTTATATCCTGTGACAATGAAATAACcccaaaatgttattttttcatTATTTGTACCTTCACAGCATTTTTGGGGTCCAGTAGCAAACTGGGGTCTTCCTATTGCTGCAATCGCAGATATGAAGAAGAGCCCTGAGATCATCAGTGGCAGGATGACCTTTGGTAAGACTTCACTGGAGGAAGACCTACATTCTCCTGTAGTTTCATTGATATTGTTATTGATACTCATTGTTAGGGTTATTATAAATAAGTCCATTGCAGGGCTACAATTTTGGTCTTTGCTGTGAATATTTACTGTAATTGTgacttttctgtcatttttggaAGAGGTTAAAGGTTTTACTTTGGAATCGGGAACTTGAACTGTCAGTTAAGCTGAattgtttttgtgctgttttcACTGCCtgtgttctctctcccttctctcagCACTGTGCTGCTATTCGCTGCTTTTCATGAGGTTTGCCTACAAGGTACAACCACGAAACTGGCTGCTATTTGCTTGTCACATGACCAATGAGTCTGCACAGCTTGTCCAAGCAAGTCGCCTCATCAAATACAAGTAAGGAAAGAAATatataccgtaatttccagactataagccactactttttttctacactttaaacactgcggcttattctacggtgcggcttatttatgttttttttcgtggcgcactatcacaactattgtgaatcaatcatttttactgaccctcatcaacatggaaaatactagaagaaaagcatatgatgcagcttttaagttaaaagcgatcactctggcggttgaagaaggaaattgagctggcgcacgtaatcttggcatataTTACGATAATCAatggggagaaggtggagacggccgcctgaagaactgatccaaagcaaaaagacgacaaaagcttttagaagTCAACAttgcaggtggcccgagcttgaaaacgttctagaagactgggtcaacacacagagaacaGGCGGCCGcagtgtttccgctgtacaaatcagactgaaggcaaaagcaatcgccaccgtgctgaaaatagaagattttagaggtgggccatcggggagttttaaaTTGTTCAATgcttgagtaaaaaagcataaacaacgtaatttctgtgtagctgatacaaacgtatatttcaaggtagctgcattacagacaccgttagggggaaaaaagcatttaccagtacaatatatttatgttgctaagtggattaaattaaaagaaaagttaaaaaatcctgacgtgatgaaaactggatttaaggtctcatacaagtgaaaagagtggctgttgtttcttacctgtctgtttgtcactcgtcagtgacttgTCTcctacggtaataaaaacatctaccggtactgaatgttttttgatctaatttttcatattaccacgtgggatacctgcggcttaaaatccggtgcggcttgtataagtacaaaattgattttctttctaaaattagattatactgcttttaatcaggtgcgctctgtagtccaaaAATTACGGTAATGAAATATGTTGGGGAAAATTTTTCCCTTTCTCAGATTTCATATTAAATGTAGAAATCTCTCACAGGTTATggtcagttgttttttttttctttaaggcTCAGTGAATATCACAGATTTAGATTAAAGAAGGTTACCGGTAATTCATAATTGAAAATTCACTTTTTAGTCCTATGAACAGTTTGGAAGCTTCCGATTTAAACAGAAGGTAGCGCTGTAACCACGGTGACTGTTTCTGTCTTTCAGAATGGAGAAAAACACGGCGTCCTAGGGGCAGTGTGGATAGCATGGAGAATGGCCCCATGCTTCAGTTAGCTTTTCATGTGGACTCCCAAACAGAcctaaaaatgtcatttagaCAACAGCGTCACTTAACATTTTAAACTCATTTAATATGCAATTGTGCTCACAATTTAGGACCTTTTTAATACACAAAATTAGGTACCGGTACTCcccttatttttcattttttcatatTTTGGCCAATTTCTAAATGAAATTTGAATGTGGGTGAATGTAGATGCTTGAAAACAGACTGGTGGTTAAATAGAATGTTGCATTGCTCATAAAAGCAGCATAAAAGAATCATCTATTTTGGGTCATTTTTAAGGATCTCTTACATGCTTAGAAATTTCAAAATGAGGTTAACTTCCACATCATTACACAAgcataaaatgtaattaatgtttGAACACTACTGATAGCTAAGCCTTTGTGGACTTTATGGAAAAATCGATGAATTGGTATGATGATCATCCAGATTAGCACGGTTTCATTTTGCTGAAATTAACTACTTAAATGATGTATAATGTATATGATATAAACCTCAATGACTATAAAAGGTAAGCTAATTCCAAACATAACATTACATTGTACATTGTAATTGTACATTGGATATTTTCCCTTGCAAAATGCTTGGTTTCTCTGGGTTTCCTGAAATAAACTACTTCACATGATGCAGCATGAGAGATGTGTTTTTTTGGCTTCAGAGTTGTAGTTCCTCTGAATGTTTGCATTGTTGACACTGTTGATGCTTTCAATGATCAAAGGTTACAAGACCTGTGATTCAACGCAACATACAAGATCATAATATCTTGTATGGCCATATTTTGGTATATGAGCATATTGAGTGCATTGGTGAATGAATCAGAATTTAATTTAGTACAGGTGCCGCAGAACTTCAACAATCACGCCCATGTATGGGAACATGtcgaaaaagaagaaaactgagTTAATACATTTAGTTTGACTTCATATGGGTGACCAGGGATAAATAAAGACACCAGTAAAGTTGGATTGAGTATGCTTAATcaaggctaaaaaaaaaattgactcGGTCATGGCTTATCAGAATGTTGAGCTGCCAAATTATTTTGCACCACTTTGAAGGGCAGTTTTATTTATGCAGTGAAATTGTGCATTTATCAGGAAGCATTTCAAAATAGAAATTCTGCGTATACCCAGATGGTGGCAGTGTCGCTGCTGAACCCAATAATCGTGTTTAACAAGTTcggaaagaagaagaatagcAAACATGGCGTCGCTGAGTAACAGTGGATGGAGAGATGTCTGCGACAAATTCAAAAACGCCCAGACTCTCAGTTGTGAAGAATCTTTAAAAGACCCCGTAAATGATCCCTACCGTTCCAAATACAAAGCCAGGGAGCTCATCAGAGAGATTCACTGTACGTTAAAGAGTTTGGAGGCTGGTGAAGGCGAGGAAGAGAGCGGGGGAGATGGCAGAGAGCAGCGGGCGTCCGAAGCTTTTGTAGACGGCCAGAGGGATGAATTGTTCACCGACGGCCTCTGCGGCGAATCACCACCTGGGATGCTGACCGCTAAACTGGCTGCTGTGGAGTTTTATCTGGGCGTTAACCACGCCGAGACGGAAGAGCTGTCGGCCGGACATGAGCATCTGATGAACTGCGTGATGCTACTGGAAAGATGCAGAGTGTCGTCCGAGAATGTGTCGCTGTCCATCCACGTCAGGGTAATGTTGGAAATAAACCAGCTAAAATAAGGCTTGTTAGAGTTAATGTCTATACTTCGTTACACAATTTGTACAAAGGGAGATTCTTATAGCCGATCATTTAAATTgcttatattttgttttttttatcagaacGAGTTGGGAATCATGTGGACGCGACGGGATGAGGCAGAGAAAGCTCTTCAGTTCCTTGAAACTGCAGAATTTATCTACCAGCGTTATATGAAAGAggtatttctgtttttcaggCGATCAAAATTGCGATTTGTTCAAGTGCTGCACTATGAGTTTAGGAAGAAACCACCTGTCCTCCTGAGAACTTTCTGGGTCTTGGGGCCTTTTCAAATTAGATTCTGTCAGATGTGTTGAAGGTTGTTGAAAATGCACCTTTCTCCCTTCTCTGATTTGTGAAGGGGTCTACTGCACTGTCCTGTTGCTGAAATTGCTAGCTTTCAGAGGAATTGCCTTTAATACAACTGTTCTTTTATTCCTTGTTCTTTCCCTCAGGATGGGAGTCCTCCCATGGACAAGATTGAGTATTTTACAACTGAGGAGAAGCTTCTGACAGACCAGGAACGAACTGAGAAGTAGTGACCTTTGAGtgcatttcttttatttccccttTAATTCCTGTAACTGACATATTCCTCTCTCATTTCCCTTTCTCCAACTTTTCTTTCTCAGGTTTGAGTTTATCTATACCTACACTAAGTACTACCTTGCTCAAGTCTACAAAATTGTTGGTGAGGCTGAAGTTTGAGTCAAATGTcataaattaataataaaaaaaagtagaaTTTTTCTATGTTGCTTAATTTATGCATTTTTCCTCTCAGGTGAAACTGAGCGTGCTGCGACTTACTGCCATAACACCCTGCAGAGGCTGTTACCCTTAAAGCAGTTCAACCGGATGGAGTGGGCCCTCAATGCTGCTACACTTTCACAGTATTACATCTCTAAGGTAGAATTTTAACATGCTTTAAAGGATCATGAATAGTATCCAGGaagcaaaaaaatatatttttttccaccCACATCACCCACACAAACATAGAAGGAAGTAGAAATGGTTCTGTTAAAGGAGTGGAAAGATGGCAAAGTTGAGGGAAAGTAGCACTGATtatgacattttgttttttgtatttataaTTGCTCAGTTTCCAAGCAAAAATATACTCGATTAAAACAAAGAATTTTCAGTAGAATAATATTCGGTAGCTGCAGCCTATTTCTGCTATTATTAACATATACAGTGTGATGCATTTGCAGGAAAGCGTTGAAAGATAAATGCGGAATTGTTTATCTCCTGTCCCTGCTTATGTCTTCTTGCTGAATCATAGTCTTGTGTGTCCCAATTTTTTCCTCTAAATTCACCGTGACAGTCGTCTGCTTACAGGGGGCAGTGTTTGTTGACAGATAACCGATGTGAATGTGGCATTGTAGAGTAACGTTTTAATCACAGACAGCAGAAAAATAACTCAAATAATGTTAAGACAATGTGAAAAGGGTGGAATCTGGTCTGTAGTTAAACTTGATGTATATtttctgtgctggtgtgtgatTTCTAGGGCCAGTTCATGGAAGGTAGACATTGTCTGTCAGCTGCTTCTGTCATATTAGGTTTAGCAGAAGTGCcatctgaagctgcagcacaggagAGTAAGTATCTATTCACATTTTGTCTTGATTAAAATTCTGATGTATCTAATCACTTGTCTGCATTCAGGTGAAGCAGCAAGtgaacagagggaaaaaaacagaatgcaGAGTGCCCACATCTCCAGATGTTGGATCAAGTACTGCCTTAACCTCCTGGAGGATGCTAAGAAGCTGCTGGAGGTACCGTGGATGGCATTGAATGCTATTGCTCTGTTCATCTCTCCAAAAATGgcaataaatgtgtttgtgagtCCAGGACAACACTGGTGAGTTAGATACTGATCGTCAAGATGAgttgaaaagagagagaacacttggggaggaggaggaagtgaagagcaggaagagtgcTCTACTCTTTGGCTCTGAGGACACTTTTGATTCCATTGccagcctggaggagaaggtCAGTATACTGTGGTTCATATTTATGTTTCATGGTTCATGACCAGGACTGATACAGTATTACAACTGTAGGTATATTAAACGGcatgttttattttagaaaagaGGGAGGATTTAGGACGTATGTTCCAGCAAATACAGTACAGCTGTAAGGCTACTGCAGTGTCACAGGTAGCTACTGTATCAGATAAACTGTCCCCTTTTTGCTTTCCAGGTTCCATGTTTGTTCCCATTAGACTTCTCTGAAGCCAGGGCCGTGTTTCTGGTAGGACAGAATCATGTCAAAGAGGTAAAACAAaattatggatttttttttttagtaatgtGGTGGAAAGATCCTTTTAAAGGTTCTATAAATTGCAGTAATGGGGAAACAAAACTTTATTAATCCATCAAGCAACATTAACCATTAGCTTCAGCAGTTGATTTCATGTCTTTCATGGCTCCAGTCTCACTCTCAACCTCTAACCTGACTTCAGGCCAAAGAGTATTTTCAGATGGAGGGCCATGTGACCGATCATGTAGAGATCTTGCAGGATCACAGTGCTCTTTTCCGGACCCTGGCTTTCTTTGAGGAGGACCTGGAAGCTCGCTGTAAAATGCACAAGAGAAGAATTGATATGATGGAGCCCGTCTGTAATGGTAAGTTTGCCTCCATTAAAGATGTAAGATTGCTGCCCCAGTCACGTgccatgttttctgtttccCAACAGAATTGAACGCCCAGTACTACCTTATGATCCGCAGACAGCTGATGTTTGAGTTAGCTGAGATCTACAATGAAATGATGGACTTAAAAATGATTCGTGCCAACACTCAAGCAGACACACAGTCTTTAGATAAACACTCCATCAAGAAAATCAaccatctctgctcctctgctgtaAAGTGAGTGTCCGTACGTGACTCCAGGCCATCTGAGCCTGGATCTGGTCCAGCTATTCTGGTCGACAGCTGTTGCATTTATTCTCCAGATATTTCCATATGTTCCTCGACTCTCTGCGCTCTCCGGATGGAAAGTTtccagagaagatggaggaggatgtgCTCAGGCCGGCTCTGGTGGCCCGCTTCAGAATGGCACGACTTTACAGCAAGTTAATCTGCTCTCTGCCCTCTGCTCAACTGGAAAACCTCAACAAGGCGCTGGACAATTACACGTATGAAGAACCCATTGTTCACTGCATCTTTTGTAGACTAATGGAGATTATTTCCAGAAGAGTTCAAATAGAAACAGGGGATGGTGTCTTGCTTGTCTGACCATTATTTTCATCCTTCTGTTGTTTTAGGTGTATAACCCAGTACTGTGAGGAACATCcggaggcagcagctgctgttgagaCAGAGCTGGAGCTCAGTAAAGAGATGGTCGAACTgctgcctttcaaaataaaccgtCTTAAAGTGGCAATGGTTGCAAACAACTGATAGATGACAGACTGACTTGCCGGTCATCTTTACATGTGGGAGGAGTCATTATGAAGCTTTGGGTGGAAACTTGAGGCTTATGACTGATGCTGTCATGGCGGTCTGTTTTTTGAACATGCTGTTAAATGTATCTGGCATAGTGCAATATGTTAAACTAATTCATCGCCTAAACATGACATTTAACTGTCTTCATGTGTGCTAATGTGTTCCTAATTAAATCATAATGTCTTGGATAACATGGAATCAAACTTGTGCCAAACCAGATGGCAGATTTTTTCCTTCGATTTGTGCATTTGCATGATGCTGTCACAAATTTAAAACCCTCCATTCTATATGTACAATATTTGCTCTTTTTGATGTAAAATGTGCAGTCAGAAGAACTTCTGGTACCACCAAATAAACTGCCTGTAAATACACTGAAATGGCACAAgttgtctttatttctttatgtaACATCATTACACCAATGTTACAAACACACTGATTTCGTATTGATTTCAGCATGAATCTGCTTTAATTGGTCCTTATGATCTTCAGAATGAAAATGACATGTAAAGAGGAATAAACAGTGTTCTGCTTTAAGCAGACAGAGCTCTACATACATGATTGGTGTCTAAGTTACATCTATATGTTTattaaaaatgcagttttttaaaatgcaatGGAAAGAAGAGCACATGATGTTGGATGTGGGATATGCGCTGGACATGTAAGTGAACACTGTTGTGTAGGAAATTGACAGCTGCTGACTTtaccacttcctgctgtgtcACACTGATGCATCAGCTGAAACTTCTTTCTCTCCATGGTCCTTCCTTTCAGCCAtatttgttgctgttgctttcAACAAAATGAGCGAGAATATTGTGAATAAACGCCGTTGTCCGTGCAGTTTTCAGAATTCCTTTAAATTCTGTGACTTTGATTCTGTCTTGCCTGGGATGCTTTTTCTTAAAagggtaaaaacaaaataacagcaaataTTTTGTTCTGAATGTTAATTGGAACATAAGGG
Proteins encoded in this region:
- the mpc1 gene encoding mitochondrial pyruvate carrier 1, producing the protein MAGTIARKAIDHLKSKEFRDYLMSTHFWGPVANWGLPIAAIADMKKSPEIISGRMTFALCCYSLLFMRFAYKVQPRNWLLFACHMTNESAQLVQASRLIKYKMEKNTAS
- the kifbp gene encoding KIF-binding protein, translated to MASLSNSGWRDVCDKFKNAQTLSCEESLKDPVNDPYRSKYKARELIREIHCTLKSLEAGEGEEESGGDGREQRASEAFVDGQRDELFTDGLCGESPPGMLTAKLAAVEFYLGVNHAETEELSAGHEHLMNCVMLLERCRVSSENVSLSIHVRNELGIMWTRRDEAEKALQFLETAEFIYQRYMKEDGSPPMDKIEYFTTEEKLLTDQERTEKFEFIYTYTKYYLAQVYKIVGETERAATYCHNTLQRLLPLKQFNRMEWALNAATLSQYYISKGQFMEGRHCLSAASVILGLAEVPSEAAAQESEAASEQREKNRMQSAHISRCWIKYCLNLLEDAKKLLEDNTGELDTDRQDELKRERTLGEEEEVKSRKSALLFGSEDTFDSIASLEEKVPCLFPLDFSEARAVFLVGQNHVKEAKEYFQMEGHVTDHVEILQDHSALFRTLAFFEEDLEARCKMHKRRIDMMEPVCNELNAQYYLMIRRQLMFELAEIYNEMMDLKMIRANTQADTQSLDKHSIKKINHLCSSAVKYFHMFLDSLRSPDGKFPEKMEEDVLRPALVARFRMARLYSKLICSLPSAQLENLNKALDNYTCITQYCEEHPEAAAAVETELELSKEMVELLPFKINRLKVAMVANN